In the genome of Botrytis cinerea B05.10 chromosome 13, complete sequence, one region contains:
- the Bctim23 gene encoding Bctim23: MSFWDKLTGRKPSKDASSGGSTTSNTPTDTFTPAPFNPQEGQDVSSFLTGPELVDPSQLHPMAGLNQQTLDYLSLEESTLSDLPGSQSALPSRGWSDDLCYGTGVTYLTALTVGGAWGLQEGLRRSATQPPKLRLNSVLNAVTRRGPFLGNSAGVIAMVYNGFNSFIGHMRGRHDSANSVLAGALSGMIFKSTRGVRPMMISGGIVASVAGAWAVARKAVF; this comes from the exons ATGTCATTCTGGGACAAGTTGACAGGGCGAAAGCCATCAAAGGATGCTTCTAGTGGCggatcaacaacatcaaatacACCAACAGACACTTTCACACCTGCACCTTTCAACCCACAAGAAGGGCAAGATGTCAGCTCTTTTCTTACAGGGCCAGAGCTCGTAGATCCATCGCAACTTCATCCCATGGCAGGTTTAAATCAGCAGACTTTAGATTACCTATCTCTCGAAGAATCCACCCTCTCGGACCTTCCAGGATCGCAGTCTGCTTTACCCTCTAGAGGCTGGTCAGACGATTTGTGTTATGGTACCGGTGTGACATATTTGACAGCGTTGACTGTGGGAGGTGCTTGGGGATTACAGGAGGGTTTGAGGAGGTCAGCGACACAACCGCCAAAGCTACGATTGAACTCGGTGCTGAACGCTGTTACGAGACGCGGGCCATTCTTGGGAAACTCCGCAGGAGTGATTGCTATGGTGTACAATGgttttaattcttttattggACATATGAGGGGTAGACATGACTCTGCGAACAGTGTTCTAGCAGGTGCGCTCAGTGGGATGATCTTCAAAAGTACAAGAGGAGTTCGACCTATGATGATTTCTGGTGGAATTGTGGCTTCAGTAGCCGGCGCATGGGCA GTTGCAAGAAAAGCCGTATTCTAA